One Flavobacterium sp. 90 DNA segment encodes these proteins:
- a CDS encoding peptidase U32 family protein, whose translation MTFNNKIELMAPAGSFESLQAALDNGADSIYFGVEQLNMRARSTVNFTIDDLQEIANRCEAKNVRSYLTLNTIIYDHDLSVVKVLLNKAKEANITAVIASDQAVIAMARSIGMEVHISTQLNVTNIETIKFYSLFADTMVLSRELSLRQVKSITNQIEKEQIKGPNGNLVEIEIFGHGALCMAVSGKCYLSLHSHNSSANRGACKQNCRKKYTVIDQETGFEIELDNEYMMSPKDLCTLDFLDQVIDSGIQVLKIEGRGRAPEYVGTVIKTYREAIDSYYDKIFSKEKIAVWMEALNTVYNRGFWSGYYLGQELGEWSDIPGSAATQKKVYVGKGTHYFPKAEVGQFKIEAYDVKIGDKVLVTGPSTGAQEMIIEEMLVNDIASEKATKGDDCTFKLPFRIRTSDKLYKIVEV comes from the coding sequence ATGACATTTAATAACAAAATTGAACTTATGGCTCCCGCTGGGAGCTTTGAGTCACTTCAGGCTGCACTCGATAATGGCGCGGATTCTATCTATTTTGGCGTAGAACAACTTAATATGCGTGCACGTTCGACAGTAAATTTCACTATTGATGATTTACAGGAAATTGCTAATCGTTGTGAAGCTAAAAATGTTAGAAGCTATCTTACTTTAAACACGATTATTTATGATCATGATCTTTCTGTTGTAAAAGTGCTGTTGAACAAAGCTAAAGAAGCTAATATTACTGCTGTAATTGCATCTGATCAAGCTGTAATTGCAATGGCTAGATCAATTGGAATGGAAGTTCATATTTCTACACAATTGAATGTGACAAATATTGAAACGATTAAATTCTATAGTTTGTTTGCTGATACAATGGTTTTAAGTAGGGAATTGAGTTTACGACAAGTTAAAAGTATTACAAATCAAATTGAGAAAGAACAAATAAAAGGACCGAACGGAAATTTAGTCGAAATCGAAATTTTTGGTCATGGCGCTTTGTGTATGGCAGTTTCAGGTAAGTGTTATTTGAGTTTGCATTCGCATAATTCATCTGCAAACCGTGGAGCATGCAAACAAAATTGTCGTAAAAAATATACCGTTATCGATCAGGAAACGGGTTTTGAAATTGAACTTGATAACGAATACATGATGTCGCCTAAAGATTTATGCACACTTGATTTCTTAGATCAGGTTATTGATTCGGGAATTCAGGTTTTAAAAATAGAAGGCCGTGGTCGTGCACCGGAATATGTGGGGACAGTTATTAAAACCTATCGTGAAGCTATCGATTCGTATTACGATAAAATATTTTCTAAAGAAAAAATCGCAGTTTGGATGGAAGCTTTGAATACAGTTTATAATCGTGGTTTTTGGTCAGGGTATTATTTGGGACAAGAATTAGGAGAATGGAGCGATATTCCTGGCTCGGCGGCAACACAGAAAAAGGTTTATGTGGGAAAAGGAACTCATTATTTCCCAAAGGCAGAAGTAGGACAATTCAAAATTGAAGCTTACGATGTTAAAATCGGAGACAAAGTTTTAGTAACCGGACCAAGTACAGGTGCTCAGGAAATGATCATTGAAGAAATGCTGGTAAACGATATTGCATCTGAGAAAGCAACAAAAGGAGATGATTGCACTTTTAAATTGCCTTTTAGAATCAGAACGTCTGATAAATTATATAAAATTGTGGAGGTATAA
- the tnpA gene encoding IS200/IS605 family transposase: MSHSFTKLWIHAIWATKNRQELIDYFIEEKVFNYIREELIELGCPVRIINGMPDHVHVLFLQNPQKTISDLMKQVKGGSSHAINGENLILEKFAWQTGFAAFSVSESQLDVVYNYIKNQKQHHLNKNGQDEFDEFVKLHGLASK, translated from the coding sequence ATGTCGCATTCTTTTACCAAATTATGGATTCACGCAATTTGGGCAACCAAAAATCGTCAGGAATTAATTGATTATTTCATTGAGGAAAAAGTGTTCAATTATATTCGGGAAGAATTAATTGAATTGGGTTGCCCTGTTAGAATCATTAATGGAATGCCAGACCATGTACATGTTTTATTTTTACAAAATCCACAAAAAACTATCTCAGACTTGATGAAACAAGTAAAAGGAGGTTCTTCTCATGCTATAAATGGAGAAAATCTAATCCTTGAAAAATTTGCTTGGCAAACTGGTTTTGCGGCATTTTCTGTGAGTGAATCTCAGTTAGATGTTGTTTATAATTATATAAAAAATCAAAAGCAACATCATCTTAACAAAAATGGACAAGATGAATTTGATGAATTTGTAAAATTGCATGGGTTAGCGAGTAAATAA